In Calliopsis andreniformis isolate RMS-2024a chromosome 6, iyCalAndr_principal, whole genome shotgun sequence, a single genomic region encodes these proteins:
- the LOC143181217 gene encoding uncharacterized protein LOC143181217 isoform X4, whose product MKSQKKATVARKATKMPTIAKKRRSFLEKTISDVRKEKKPKKLEMLEDVKKKIESDKKKSEKVEEKKKVEEKKKVEEKRKEKIEKVDEKKKCVKDHEKKWEKMEEKKLDKVDEKVTDECAYDITEKKKVQKMDEKAKLEKQSLESKKKLEKMEDKKKSGKLDDETVEDQIKVSNITEEYEVHEEKLDASCSIIKKKCKDEKKKDTKLIKSDIKENMKISVIKDKKTERKKLLEKGTINSKNPLARTKKNSKTKSVQKKGISRKTVLAKKSHLSAVQKLVDKKIKLNHLIKDEDTSISEEDETMKKTKKKNVNISKNKIMQEKKSKLRKQMKAKLPSKNNKISTALKKDDKLKTLIEKVAPKKKVDSKEIEKSLNENKKAVSKEEVVEEVETSNVKHEVEEDKDVDKNNKEELSQSKSQDIKKSIKNNSKISKKIMKKKVVKVQMESTNQILSSSEETSSEESGKHIKDCEDNSYDSVSSKQEQVNSESVVETNLKDEIFNGDNSGDNTFSSDSDDENDDEVKKNKQKEVKKKERASSPSDEPVRRMRLFGFWSGPKRHRVASLNALAKVHCLYENETGGVYLGGFCKPKPEKDKQEKQEKQKKAKEEKEEQVRKEKEKKVESKGEENAPKRKLRNVPGLRGKHWDMLESSSSSSSSDDDGEREKSTEHNKKKIIKRRKKNEEVMDLKDMVVCKRMASLNATAILAASYSDEKNRCGSSSDSSSESEVEIIKKRKQNDSDIEKRKSRQNSEQEVLKPSNKLVIVNQDTDVTITGVYVNQTRSTHHEGFFDIAGMQYRISSTSHTQTAATAVATELHDQQKLEQPCKSYTPLGALSSMQPPGSQGTHPNMSPRRHSAFSAPHQHGYYQPAGPLIQHPPTLPPIKGPPPEPTPTPPQNSEGSDDLVATSTTSGGTSSTGGGFYRAYCPQYYGTPPQYPDLCYPPAYSHPHAHPPPYYKYPPTYRRQYYGYQESSGGGGPGSGATAGGPAVVDYQPPPPPPGEYPLPPYYGAYPPPPPPPPPPPNPAYLHSQGRPFVDPFQGCPCPMQSCPKNVDTGPLIGNGKGAPVVSGPGLSLPPSALVGPPSPARGLAGLAPPHGANAWDTDRVQLNTHRNLNQNQPSVPPSHNLVGGHNRPQNSDCKDKDEKECTDDKLQKYGCPKRACTSTCEVKMESLSPSEKIAAGTCPSNKFHNFKLENNNVKCESCSVEMGDNLSCVANCNVKCESDYKCDIMKCEQCMKEGQMAIMEIDKDSGILLDDKLDADSDVKEELNDVVVVDNENWKKPDYEPTVQEAIEEVVEKDGEITTEIGEEQFKCQKVSKRKLSLDSLSDSRKKRKVSKRTLSVGSSQDLNNSDFTSKISVPIISVIKQIDITNDVCVSKKKQPRKDNQNQKRKVENSNTSESVIKKSKTSKQSTSNTISSCLKNAASDNSIMETINNVIQQSLEMTQKKDRKGKNVEKSEKTKKEVNLLSTVKKVAKKVDLVKELAAEKLSKAIAKSSQTKNKMDPRSKSRTEDKSKSKGKGKSKMTETKGKDNGKKHDSTTKSKVKDTNETIKKPALIKKKRKSVKKAPIKKSVSKIEDCIVGCENLTLTRKIFLKPKWSNGWSWEGDPFEAKVYLTNEESAIRRCYASMKHESGDVLRPRDCVLLKSGPRKADLPFVAKIAALWENPDDGEMMFSLLWYYRPEHTEQGRTQYDTEDEVFASRHRDANSVACIEDKCYILTFNEYCRYRKNLRRIEEGLESPGLIVPPGDHLYPRENRQPPIPVPSDMVLFCRRVYDYRGKKLVKNPG is encoded by the exons ATGAAGTCGCAAAAAAAGGcaacggttgcccggaaggcaacCAAAATGCCAACAATTGCTAAAAAACGTCGCTCATTCCTAGAGAAAACTATATCTGATgtgagaaaagaaaagaaacctAAGAAGCTTGAAATGTTGGAGGATGTAAAGAAGAAGATAGAGAGTGATAAGAAAAAATCAGAAAAGGTAGAAGAGAAGAAGAAGGTAGAAGAGAAGAAAAAGGTTGAAGAGAAACGTAAAGAAAAGATTGAGAAAGTTGACGAAAAGAAAAAGTGTGTGAAAGATCATGAAAAGAAGTGGGAGAAGATGGAGGAAAAGAAATTAGACAAAGTAGATGAAAAAGTCACTGATGAGTGTGCTTATGATATCACAGAAAAAAAGAAAGTACAAAAGATGGATGAGAAAGCAAAATTAGAAAAGCAAAGCTTGGAAAGCAAGAAAAAATTGGAGAAGATGGAAGATAAAAAGAAAAGTGGAAAACTGGATGATGAGACTGTAGAAGATCAGATAAAAGTCTCAAACATTACAGAAGAATATGAAGTGCATGAAGAAAAGTTAGATGCCTCCTGTTCTATTATTAAGAAAAAATGTAAAGATGAGAAGAAGAAGGATACAAAATTGATTAAGTCAGACATcaaggaaaatatgaaaatttctgTGATAAAAGACAAAAAAACAGAACGCAAAAAGCTTCTTGAAAAAGGTACAATAAATAGTAAAAATCCTTTAGCACGGACTAAAAAGAATTCTAAGACAAAATCAGTGCAAAAGAAAGGTATATCTAGAAAGACCGTTTTAGCAAAAAAATCACATTTATCAGCAGTTCAAAAACTggttgataaaaaaattaaattaaatcattTGATAAAAGATGAAGATACATCAATAAGTGAAGAAGATGAAACAATGAAGAAAACGAAAAAGAAAAATGTGAATATTTCTAAGAATAAAATTATGCAAGAGAAAAAATCAAAGTTAAGAAAACAGATGAAAGCTAAGTTGCcttcaaaaaataataaaataagcaCTGCATTAAAGAAAGATGATAAGCTTAAAACACTGATAGAAAAGGTTGCACCTAAAAAGAAAGTGGATTCAAAGGAAATAGAAAAATCTTTGAATGAAAATAAGAAGGCTGTTAGCAAAGAAGAAGTAGTAGAAGAAGTAGAAACAAGCAATGTGAAACATGAGGTAGAAGAAGATAAGGAtgttgataaaaataataaagaagAATTATCACAGTCAAAATCACAGGATATTAAAAAgtctataaaaaataattcaaaaattagtaagaaaataatgaaaaagaagGTTGTAAAAGTACAAATGGAGAGCACTAATCAAATACTTTCTTCTTCTGAGGAAACATCTTCTGAGGAATCTGGTAAACACATTAAAGATTGCGAAGATAATTCATATGATAGTGTTTCTTCTAAACAAGAACAAGTTAATAGTGAAAGTGTAGTTGAGACAAATTTGAAGGATGAAATATTTAATGGAGATAACTCAGGTGATAATACTTTCTCATCAGATTCAGATGATGAAAATGATGATGAGGTaaagaaaaataaacagaaGGAAGTTAAGAAAAAAGAACGAGCTAGTTCACCGTCTGATGAACCTGTTAGGAGAATGAGACTTTTTGGATTTTGGAGTGGACCAAAACGGCACAGAGTAGCTTCCTTAAATGCATTAGCCAAAGTTCACTGCTTATATGAAAATGAAACTGGTGGTGTATATCTTGGAGGTTTCTGTAAACCAAAACCTGAGAAGGATAAGCAGGAAAAACAGGAAAAACAGAAAAAAGCAAAAGAGGAGAAAGAAGAGCAAGTtcgtaaagaaaaagaaaagaaagttgAAAGTAAAGGGGAAGAAAATGCCCCCAAAAGAAAGCTCAGGAATGTGCCAGGATTACGAGGAAAGCACTGGGATATGCTCGAAAGTTCCTCGTCCTCGTCTTCTTCCGACGATGATGGTGAACGTGAAAAAAGTACAGAACAcaacaaaaagaaaataattaaacgAAGGAAAAAGAATGAGGAAGTAATGGATTTAAAAGATATGGTTGTATGCAAAAGGATGGCAAGTCTTAATGCTACTGCAATTCTAGCTGCATCTTATTCAGATGAAAAGAATCGTTGCGGTAGCAGCTCTGATTCTTCTAGTGAATCAGAAGTGGAGATTATTAAAAAACGAAAGCAAAATGATTCTGACATAGAGAAACGAAAATCGAGACAAAATTCAGAGCAAGAAGTACTAAAGCCATCCAACAAGCTTGTTATTGTGAACCAAGATACAGATGTTACTATTACTG GTGTTTATGTTAATCAAACTCGATCCACACATCATGAAGGATTTTTTGATATTGCCGGTATGCAGTACAGAATTAGTTCAACCAGTCATACTCAGACTGCAGCTACAGCAGTTGCTACTGAACTTCATGATCAG CAAAAATTGGAGCAACCTTGCAAATCATATACACCATTAGGTGCATTATCTTCTATGCAACCACCAGGTAGTCAAGGTACTCATCCAAATATGTCTCCTAGAAGACACTCTGCATTCTCTGCTCCACATCAACATG GGTATTATCAGCCGGCTGGACCACTGATACAGCACCCACCAACTTTGCCACCTATAAAAGGTCCTCCTCCAGAACCTACCCCTACACCTCCTCAAAATTCTGAAGGTTCAGATGATTTAGTTGCGACTTCTACGACTTCTGGAGGAACAAGTAGTACAG GAGGTGGATTTTACAGGGCATATTGTCCTCAATATTATGGTACACCGCCGCAGTATCCAGATTTATGTTATCCACCGGCATATTCTCATCCACATGCTCATCCACCACCTTATTATAAATATCCACCAACTTATAGAAG GCAATATTATGGATATCAAGAATCTAGTGGAGGCGGCGGACCTGGTAGTGGAGCTACTGCAGGAGGACCAGCAGTTGTAGATTACCAACCACCTCCACCACCTCCTGGTGAATACCCTCTACCTCCTTATTACGGAGCATATCCTCCACCTCCTCCACCACCTCCACCTCCACCAAATCCAGCTTATTTACATTCTCAAGGAAGACCTTTCGTAGATC CCTTCCAGGGTTGCCCATGCCCGATGCAATCTTGTCCAAAAAACGTGGATACTGGGCCCCTTATTGGTAATGGTAAGGGAGCGCCAGTGGTATCGGGGCCCGGTCTGTCATTGCCGCCCAGTGCTTTGGTAGGTCCGCCCTCGCCGGCGAGGGGGCTAGCCGGGCTAGCACCTCCTCACGGTGCCAACGCCTGGGATACGGATCGCGTCCAACTTAACACTCATCGCAACCTGAATCAGAACCAACCTTCGGTCCCTCCGTCTCATAATCTAGTCGGTGGACACAATCGCCCTCAAAATTCGGATTGCAAGGACAAG GACGAAAAAGAATGTACGGATGATAAATTACAGAAATATGGGTGTCCAAAACGTGCCTGTACATCAACTTGTGAAGTTAAAATGGAAAGTCTTTCGCCTTCAGAGAAGATAGCGGCGGGTACCTGTCCAAGCAACAAGTTCCACAACTTTAAATTGGAAAACAATAATGTTAAGTGCGAGTCCTGTAGTGTTGAAATGGGTGACAATTTATCTTGTGTTGCAAATTGTAACGTTAAGTGTGAGTCAGATTACAAGTGCGACATAATGAAATGTGAACAATGTATGAAAGAGGGTCAAATGGCCATTATGGAGATTGACAAAGACTCGGGTATATTGCTTGATGATAAACTGGATGCAGATTCCGATGTTAAAGAAGAACTGAATGATGTTGTAGTGGTTGACAATGAAAATTGGAAGAAGCCTGACTATGAGCCAACTGTACAAGAAGCTATCGAAGAAGTTGTAGAAAAAGATGGCGAGATAACAACAGAAATAGGGGAAGAACAATTTAAATGTCAAAAAGTATCAAAAAGGAAGTTATCTCTAGATAGTTTATCTGACAGTAGGAAGAAGAGGAAAGTGAGTAAAAGGACTCTTTCTGTTGGTTCTTCACAGGATTTGAATAATAGTGATTTTACATCAAAAATTTCGGTACCTATAATATCTGTAATTAAACAGATTGATATTACTAACGATGTGTGTGTTTCAAAGAAAAAACAACCAAGGAAAGATAATCAGAATCAAAAACGCAAAGTAGAGAATTCAAATACTTCCGAAAGTGTAATTAAAAAGTCAAAAACTTCTAAACAGAGTACAAGTAATACTATTTCAAGTTGTCTTAAGAATGCTGCCAGTGATAACTCTATTATGGAAACTATTAATAATGTAATACAACAAAGTCTAGAGATGACACAGAAAAAAGATCGTAAGGGAAAGAACGTAGAAAAATCGGAAAAGACAAAGAAAGAAGTGAATTTATTATCGACGGTGAAAAAGGTAGCAAAAAAAGTAGATTTAGTAAAAGAATTGGCGGCAGAAAAATTATCAAAGGCAATTGCGAAAAGTAGTCAGACTAAAAATAAAATGGATCCACGTTCAAAGTCAAGAACGGAGGACAAAAGTAAGTCAAAAGGGAAAGGTAAATCCAAAATGACTGAAACAAAGGGAAAAGATAATGGTAAAAAGCATGATAGTACAACAAAGTCTAAAGTAAAGGATACTAATGAGACTATTAAGAAGCCAGCCTTGATTAAAAAGAAGCGGAAAAGTGTGAAAAAAGCGCCTATAAAAAAGTCTGTATccaaaattgaagattgcatagtaGGATGTGAGAATTTGACGTTAACTAGGAAAATATTCTTAAAACCCAAGTGGAGTAATGGATGGAGCTGGGAAGGTGATCCGTTTGAAGCCAAAGTTTATTTAACG AATGAAGAATCGGCCATACGCCGATGTTATGCGAGTATGAAACACGAAAGTGGTGATGTTTTAAGACCTCGCGACTGCGTTTTGTTGAAGAGTGGCCCACGAAAAGCTGATTTACCATTCGTAGCAAAAATTGCTGCGTTGTGGGAAAATCCAGATGATG GCGAAATGATGTTTTCCTTGTTGTGGTACTACAGACCAGAACACACTGAGCAAGGTAGAACTCAATATGACACTGAAGATGAAGTGTTCGCTTCGCGGCACCGAGATGCGAACAGTGTTGCTTGTATAGAAGACAAATGTTATATTTTGACATTTAATGAATACTGTCG ATATCGTAAAAACTTGCGAAGAATTGAAGAGGGATTAGAGAGTCCCGGATTAATAGTTCCACCGGGGGATCATTTATATCCACGAGAAAATCGGCAGCCTCCAATTCCAGTGCCCTCAGATATGGTCTTGTTTTGTCGACGCGTTTACGATTATCGTGGTAAAAAGCTTGTTAAGAATCCTGGATGA
- the LOC143181217 gene encoding uncharacterized protein LOC143181217 isoform X1 → MKSQKKATVARKATKMPTIAKKRRSFLEKTISDVRKEKKPKKLEMLEDVKKKIESDKKKSEKVEEKKKVEEKKKVEEKRKEKIEKVDEKKKCVKDHEKKWEKMEEKKLDKVDEKVTDECAYDITEKKKVQKMDEKAKLEKQSLESKKKLEKMEDKKKSGKLDDETVEDQIKVSNITEEYEVHEEKLDASCSIIKKKCKDEKKKDTKLIKSDIKENMKISVIKDKKTERKKLLEKGTINSKNPLARTKKNSKTKSVQKKGISRKTVLAKKSHLSAVQKLVDKKIKLNHLIKDEDTSISEEDETMKKTKKKNVNISKNKIMQEKKSKLRKQMKAKLPSKNNKISTALKKDDKLKTLIEKVAPKKKVDSKEIEKSLNENKKAVSKEEVVEEVETSNVKHEVEEDKDVDKNNKEELSQSKSQDIKKSIKNNSKISKKIMKKKVVKVQMESTNQILSSSEETSSEESGKHIKDCEDNSYDSVSSKQEQVNSESVVETNLKDEIFNGDNSGDNTFSSDSDDENDDEVKKNKQKEVKKKERASSPSDEPVRRMRLFGFWSGPKRHRVASLNALAKVHCLYENETGGVYLGGFCKPKPEKDKQEKQEKQKKAKEEKEEQVRKEKEKKVESKGEENAPKRKLRNVPGLRGKHWDMLESSSSSSSSDDDGEREKSTEHNKKKIIKRRKKNEEVMDLKDMVVCKRMASLNATAILAASYSDEKNRCGSSSDSSSESEVEIIKKRKQNDSDIEKRKSRQNSEQEVLKPSNKLVIVNQDTDVTITGVYVNQTRSTHHEGFFDIAGMQYRISSTSHTQTAATAVATELHDQQKLEQPCKSYTPLGALSSMQPPGSQGTHPNMSPRRHSAFSAPHQHGYYQPAGPLIQHPPTLPPIKGPPPEPTPTPPQNSEGSDDLVATSTTSGGTSSTGGGFYRAYCPQYYGTPPQYPDLCYPPAYSHPHAHPPPYYKYPPTYRRYTFRQYYGYQESSGGGGPGSGATAGGPAVVDYQPPPPPPGEYPLPPYYGAYPPPPPPPPPPPNPAYLHSQGRPFVDHAAFQGCPCPMQSCPKNVDTGPLIGNGKGAPVVSGPGLSLPPSALVGPPSPARGLAGLAPPHGANAWDTDRVQLNTHRNLNQNQPSVPPSHNLVGGHNRPQNSDCKDKDEKECTDDKLQKYGCPKRACTSTCEVKMESLSPSEKIAAGTCPSNKFHNFKLENNNVKCESCSVEMGDNLSCVANCNVKCESDYKCDIMKCEQCMKEGQMAIMEIDKDSGILLDDKLDADSDVKEELNDVVVVDNENWKKPDYEPTVQEAIEEVVEKDGEITTEIGEEQFKCQKVSKRKLSLDSLSDSRKKRKVSKRTLSVGSSQDLNNSDFTSKISVPIISVIKQIDITNDVCVSKKKQPRKDNQNQKRKVENSNTSESVIKKSKTSKQSTSNTISSCLKNAASDNSIMETINNVIQQSLEMTQKKDRKGKNVEKSEKTKKEVNLLSTVKKVAKKVDLVKELAAEKLSKAIAKSSQTKNKMDPRSKSRTEDKSKSKGKGKSKMTETKGKDNGKKHDSTTKSKVKDTNETIKKPALIKKKRKSVKKAPIKKSVSKIEDCIVGCENLTLTRKIFLKPKWSNGWSWEGDPFEAKVYLTNEESAIRRCYASMKHESGDVLRPRDCVLLKSGPRKADLPFVAKIAALWENPDDGEMMFSLLWYYRPEHTEQGRTQYDTEDEVFASRHRDANSVACIEDKCYILTFNEYCRYRKNLRRIEEGLESPGLIVPPGDHLYPRENRQPPIPVPSDMVLFCRRVYDYRGKKLVKNPG, encoded by the exons ATGAAGTCGCAAAAAAAGGcaacggttgcccggaaggcaacCAAAATGCCAACAATTGCTAAAAAACGTCGCTCATTCCTAGAGAAAACTATATCTGATgtgagaaaagaaaagaaacctAAGAAGCTTGAAATGTTGGAGGATGTAAAGAAGAAGATAGAGAGTGATAAGAAAAAATCAGAAAAGGTAGAAGAGAAGAAGAAGGTAGAAGAGAAGAAAAAGGTTGAAGAGAAACGTAAAGAAAAGATTGAGAAAGTTGACGAAAAGAAAAAGTGTGTGAAAGATCATGAAAAGAAGTGGGAGAAGATGGAGGAAAAGAAATTAGACAAAGTAGATGAAAAAGTCACTGATGAGTGTGCTTATGATATCACAGAAAAAAAGAAAGTACAAAAGATGGATGAGAAAGCAAAATTAGAAAAGCAAAGCTTGGAAAGCAAGAAAAAATTGGAGAAGATGGAAGATAAAAAGAAAAGTGGAAAACTGGATGATGAGACTGTAGAAGATCAGATAAAAGTCTCAAACATTACAGAAGAATATGAAGTGCATGAAGAAAAGTTAGATGCCTCCTGTTCTATTATTAAGAAAAAATGTAAAGATGAGAAGAAGAAGGATACAAAATTGATTAAGTCAGACATcaaggaaaatatgaaaatttctgTGATAAAAGACAAAAAAACAGAACGCAAAAAGCTTCTTGAAAAAGGTACAATAAATAGTAAAAATCCTTTAGCACGGACTAAAAAGAATTCTAAGACAAAATCAGTGCAAAAGAAAGGTATATCTAGAAAGACCGTTTTAGCAAAAAAATCACATTTATCAGCAGTTCAAAAACTggttgataaaaaaattaaattaaatcattTGATAAAAGATGAAGATACATCAATAAGTGAAGAAGATGAAACAATGAAGAAAACGAAAAAGAAAAATGTGAATATTTCTAAGAATAAAATTATGCAAGAGAAAAAATCAAAGTTAAGAAAACAGATGAAAGCTAAGTTGCcttcaaaaaataataaaataagcaCTGCATTAAAGAAAGATGATAAGCTTAAAACACTGATAGAAAAGGTTGCACCTAAAAAGAAAGTGGATTCAAAGGAAATAGAAAAATCTTTGAATGAAAATAAGAAGGCTGTTAGCAAAGAAGAAGTAGTAGAAGAAGTAGAAACAAGCAATGTGAAACATGAGGTAGAAGAAGATAAGGAtgttgataaaaataataaagaagAATTATCACAGTCAAAATCACAGGATATTAAAAAgtctataaaaaataattcaaaaattagtaagaaaataatgaaaaagaagGTTGTAAAAGTACAAATGGAGAGCACTAATCAAATACTTTCTTCTTCTGAGGAAACATCTTCTGAGGAATCTGGTAAACACATTAAAGATTGCGAAGATAATTCATATGATAGTGTTTCTTCTAAACAAGAACAAGTTAATAGTGAAAGTGTAGTTGAGACAAATTTGAAGGATGAAATATTTAATGGAGATAACTCAGGTGATAATACTTTCTCATCAGATTCAGATGATGAAAATGATGATGAGGTaaagaaaaataaacagaaGGAAGTTAAGAAAAAAGAACGAGCTAGTTCACCGTCTGATGAACCTGTTAGGAGAATGAGACTTTTTGGATTTTGGAGTGGACCAAAACGGCACAGAGTAGCTTCCTTAAATGCATTAGCCAAAGTTCACTGCTTATATGAAAATGAAACTGGTGGTGTATATCTTGGAGGTTTCTGTAAACCAAAACCTGAGAAGGATAAGCAGGAAAAACAGGAAAAACAGAAAAAAGCAAAAGAGGAGAAAGAAGAGCAAGTtcgtaaagaaaaagaaaagaaagttgAAAGTAAAGGGGAAGAAAATGCCCCCAAAAGAAAGCTCAGGAATGTGCCAGGATTACGAGGAAAGCACTGGGATATGCTCGAAAGTTCCTCGTCCTCGTCTTCTTCCGACGATGATGGTGAACGTGAAAAAAGTACAGAACAcaacaaaaagaaaataattaaacgAAGGAAAAAGAATGAGGAAGTAATGGATTTAAAAGATATGGTTGTATGCAAAAGGATGGCAAGTCTTAATGCTACTGCAATTCTAGCTGCATCTTATTCAGATGAAAAGAATCGTTGCGGTAGCAGCTCTGATTCTTCTAGTGAATCAGAAGTGGAGATTATTAAAAAACGAAAGCAAAATGATTCTGACATAGAGAAACGAAAATCGAGACAAAATTCAGAGCAAGAAGTACTAAAGCCATCCAACAAGCTTGTTATTGTGAACCAAGATACAGATGTTACTATTACTG GTGTTTATGTTAATCAAACTCGATCCACACATCATGAAGGATTTTTTGATATTGCCGGTATGCAGTACAGAATTAGTTCAACCAGTCATACTCAGACTGCAGCTACAGCAGTTGCTACTGAACTTCATGATCAG CAAAAATTGGAGCAACCTTGCAAATCATATACACCATTAGGTGCATTATCTTCTATGCAACCACCAGGTAGTCAAGGTACTCATCCAAATATGTCTCCTAGAAGACACTCTGCATTCTCTGCTCCACATCAACATG GGTATTATCAGCCGGCTGGACCACTGATACAGCACCCACCAACTTTGCCACCTATAAAAGGTCCTCCTCCAGAACCTACCCCTACACCTCCTCAAAATTCTGAAGGTTCAGATGATTTAGTTGCGACTTCTACGACTTCTGGAGGAACAAGTAGTACAG GAGGTGGATTTTACAGGGCATATTGTCCTCAATATTATGGTACACCGCCGCAGTATCCAGATTTATGTTATCCACCGGCATATTCTCATCCACATGCTCATCCACCACCTTATTATAAATATCCACCAACTTATAGAAG ATATACTTTCAGGCAATATTATGGATATCAAGAATCTAGTGGAGGCGGCGGACCTGGTAGTGGAGCTACTGCAGGAGGACCAGCAGTTGTAGATTACCAACCACCTCCACCACCTCCTGGTGAATACCCTCTACCTCCTTATTACGGAGCATATCCTCCACCTCCTCCACCACCTCCACCTCCACCAAATCCAGCTTATTTACATTCTCAAGGAAGACCTTTCGTAGATC ATGCAGCCTTCCAGGGTTGCCCATGCCCGATGCAATCTTGTCCAAAAAACGTGGATACTGGGCCCCTTATTGGTAATGGTAAGGGAGCGCCAGTGGTATCGGGGCCCGGTCTGTCATTGCCGCCCAGTGCTTTGGTAGGTCCGCCCTCGCCGGCGAGGGGGCTAGCCGGGCTAGCACCTCCTCACGGTGCCAACGCCTGGGATACGGATCGCGTCCAACTTAACACTCATCGCAACCTGAATCAGAACCAACCTTCGGTCCCTCCGTCTCATAATCTAGTCGGTGGACACAATCGCCCTCAAAATTCGGATTGCAAGGACAAG GACGAAAAAGAATGTACGGATGATAAATTACAGAAATATGGGTGTCCAAAACGTGCCTGTACATCAACTTGTGAAGTTAAAATGGAAAGTCTTTCGCCTTCAGAGAAGATAGCGGCGGGTACCTGTCCAAGCAACAAGTTCCACAACTTTAAATTGGAAAACAATAATGTTAAGTGCGAGTCCTGTAGTGTTGAAATGGGTGACAATTTATCTTGTGTTGCAAATTGTAACGTTAAGTGTGAGTCAGATTACAAGTGCGACATAATGAAATGTGAACAATGTATGAAAGAGGGTCAAATGGCCATTATGGAGATTGACAAAGACTCGGGTATATTGCTTGATGATAAACTGGATGCAGATTCCGATGTTAAAGAAGAACTGAATGATGTTGTAGTGGTTGACAATGAAAATTGGAAGAAGCCTGACTATGAGCCAACTGTACAAGAAGCTATCGAAGAAGTTGTAGAAAAAGATGGCGAGATAACAACAGAAATAGGGGAAGAACAATTTAAATGTCAAAAAGTATCAAAAAGGAAGTTATCTCTAGATAGTTTATCTGACAGTAGGAAGAAGAGGAAAGTGAGTAAAAGGACTCTTTCTGTTGGTTCTTCACAGGATTTGAATAATAGTGATTTTACATCAAAAATTTCGGTACCTATAATATCTGTAATTAAACAGATTGATATTACTAACGATGTGTGTGTTTCAAAGAAAAAACAACCAAGGAAAGATAATCAGAATCAAAAACGCAAAGTAGAGAATTCAAATACTTCCGAAAGTGTAATTAAAAAGTCAAAAACTTCTAAACAGAGTACAAGTAATACTATTTCAAGTTGTCTTAAGAATGCTGCCAGTGATAACTCTATTATGGAAACTATTAATAATGTAATACAACAAAGTCTAGAGATGACACAGAAAAAAGATCGTAAGGGAAAGAACGTAGAAAAATCGGAAAAGACAAAGAAAGAAGTGAATTTATTATCGACGGTGAAAAAGGTAGCAAAAAAAGTAGATTTAGTAAAAGAATTGGCGGCAGAAAAATTATCAAAGGCAATTGCGAAAAGTAGTCAGACTAAAAATAAAATGGATCCACGTTCAAAGTCAAGAACGGAGGACAAAAGTAAGTCAAAAGGGAAAGGTAAATCCAAAATGACTGAAACAAAGGGAAAAGATAATGGTAAAAAGCATGATAGTACAACAAAGTCTAAAGTAAAGGATACTAATGAGACTATTAAGAAGCCAGCCTTGATTAAAAAGAAGCGGAAAAGTGTGAAAAAAGCGCCTATAAAAAAGTCTGTATccaaaattgaagattgcatagtaGGATGTGAGAATTTGACGTTAACTAGGAAAATATTCTTAAAACCCAAGTGGAGTAATGGATGGAGCTGGGAAGGTGATCCGTTTGAAGCCAAAGTTTATTTAACG AATGAAGAATCGGCCATACGCCGATGTTATGCGAGTATGAAACACGAAAGTGGTGATGTTTTAAGACCTCGCGACTGCGTTTTGTTGAAGAGTGGCCCACGAAAAGCTGATTTACCATTCGTAGCAAAAATTGCTGCGTTGTGGGAAAATCCAGATGATG GCGAAATGATGTTTTCCTTGTTGTGGTACTACAGACCAGAACACACTGAGCAAGGTAGAACTCAATATGACACTGAAGATGAAGTGTTCGCTTCGCGGCACCGAGATGCGAACAGTGTTGCTTGTATAGAAGACAAATGTTATATTTTGACATTTAATGAATACTGTCG ATATCGTAAAAACTTGCGAAGAATTGAAGAGGGATTAGAGAGTCCCGGATTAATAGTTCCACCGGGGGATCATTTATATCCACGAGAAAATCGGCAGCCTCCAATTCCAGTGCCCTCAGATATGGTCTTGTTTTGTCGACGCGTTTACGATTATCGTGGTAAAAAGCTTGTTAAGAATCCTGGATGA